In the genome of Pangasianodon hypophthalmus isolate fPanHyp1 chromosome 23, fPanHyp1.pri, whole genome shotgun sequence, one region contains:
- the rbm24a gene encoding RNA-binding protein 24 produces MHTTQKDTTYTKIFVGGLPYHTTDSSLRKYFEVFGEIEEAVVITDRQTGKSRGYGFVTMADRSAADRACKDPNPIIDGRKANVNLAYLGAKPRVMQPGFTFGVPQIHPAFIQRPYGIPAHYVYPQAFMQPSVVIPHVQPATASAAAAASSPYIDYTGAAYAQYASAATAAAAAAAYDQYPYAASPAAAGYVTTAGYGYAVQQPLAAATPGSAAAAAAAAFGQYQPQQLQAERMQ; encoded by the exons ATGCATACCACCCAAAAGGACACCACCTACACCAAGATATTTGTCGGAGGTCTGCCGTATCACACCACAGATTCCAGTCTGAGGAAATATTTTGAGGTGTTTGGGGAAATCGAGGAGGCTGTCGTGATTACCGACAGACAGACTGGAAAGTCCAGGGGGTATGGTTTT gtgACAATGGCAGACCGCTCTGCAGCAGACAGGGCTTGTAAGGACCCCAACCCTATTATTGACGGCAGGAAGGCCAACGTGAACCTGGCTTACCTGGGGGCCAAGCCGCGGGTGATGCAGCCAG GATTCACATTTGGTGTACCCCAGATTCATCCGGCTTTCATCCAGAGACCTTATGG GATCCCCGCTCACTACGTATACCCACAGGCATTCATGCAGCCCAGCGTGGTGATCCCTCACGTGCAGCCAGCCACTGCATCTGCCGCCGCCGCCGCCTCCTCGCCCTACATCGACTACACTGGAGCTGCATACGCACAGTACGCCAGTGCTGCCACCGCTGCGGCTGCCGCTGCTGCGTATGACCAGTACCCGTATGCCGCCTCCCCCGCCGCAGCCGGCTACGTCACCACAGCCGGCTATGGCTACGCTGTGCAGCAGCCACTGGCCGCTGCCACTCCAGGCTCAGCCGCAGCCGCCGCAGCCGCGGCGTTCGGTCAGTACCAGCCCCAGCAACTGCAGGCAGAGCGCATGCAATAA